CGAACTCTGTGGGCGACGGACGCCTGGTATTTAGGCAAATCGTCCATCGCTCAACGCAAGACCCTCATATTTCACCTTGTGCATAGTAATGGCGTATGTGTCTTGAACAACAGAAACAAAAGGTTACCTCGTGCATAATAATAGCAGACGCATATTGGCAAGGGACCAAACGTTACGTTTCCAACATTTTCCCTGACGACTCGATGGACGATGGGCGGTGTTTCCGCGACGAATAAAGCGGCCGCGCATAGTTGTGACGGGAACACCGCGTAAACAGCAAGATAGGACGAATGCAGAGGCGCAGGAACTATAAGAATCATCCGGTGATCGTCGGCGGTCCCCACTCTGGCTGCGATGGATACACTTGACGAGAAGCAGAGTTCGACCGCGATCACACACTGATGCGCCTGAAGCgctcggggggggggggggggggggcggttggAATCCTAATGGAGGGGTCCTTCCTCAAGAAGGACCGGATCGACCGCCCTGGCCACATATCTCAGTCCGTCAAAGTGAACGCAGGCGAGCCAGTTGGATCGACAAGAGCTGGTGAGCCTACCAGGTGCCATTTTgacttttctttctttctttatTGTATTGCGAATACATTTTCATGCCGGTCTGTATGCAATCTTGTCTCTTATCTCCTACGTTTCATTGAGGTTGGCCTTACTGTTGAATCGGGACTGCCGTGACACTCGAAACAGGCCATTTCTCAGTCACCCCTCTGGAGCCAAGGCCGTCAAATTCTGGGCTGACCGAGTCTTGCGGATTGCAACACGTCAATCGTCGGCGGGCCTCCTTTGCGTttgtcgaggccgcggaCTGCGAGGGCCTGGGACCGGAGTCGCTCTTGTTCTTGGAGAAGCATCTTGTTTCACCGGCTAGCCCCATGTTCTAAAGTTGTGGGGGGCAAAGACTATCTGCCAAGCTtttaaaaaaataaaaaataaaaggaagaagaagaagaggggtaAACGAAAAGGATATTGAAAAATCAAGCCTGATGGTGGTCAAGTAACATGTCTCACAGTATATGGGTTGACCCGTCTGTTAATCGTCCATATGTCTCCTCGCGCTGTGTCGGGAAGCGTTGTTAGGATAGGTGTTGGCGGCAAAGCCAAAACATTGTGGTGTCTACTGGTTCAACACAGTAAAATACTGGATCCTCATCAGTGCCAACCTCAGCGATGAAGGGTCGTGTTTTGACACGGCAGTTGGTTGTGGACGACGTGGTGATGATGACCAACAGGACGCCCTTTGCAAAGTCAGGTTCTTCAGCTGCGGCAACCATGTCAGGTAGGCTGTTTGTTTGACTGCCAAGGTACCTACCGAGCCACATGTGGCTATGATAGGTGTTCATGCATTGGTAAGGAAACAGGGACCGGTTCCCAGGCAGGCGTACCCTTGAGAAGTTGAATGAGTGCCTTCCGGCACTTCACAGTGCGCCGAGAAACCAAGCGAGTCGCAATTTCGGGGTCTCAGGCCGCCGCGTACAGTGGGTTCCCTGAAGCGGGATTACACCCTTCCAGAAACACCACACACCCATTTGCtcatggccgccggcgagtcAGATATCCAGAGCCTTTTTGTTCTATTTCCACCGTACCGAGGCACACGCTCCATGTTGTTTTCCTTCTTCACCCCACAACGAGAACCACCATGATGATGAAAAAGGGGGCTCGCCTTTCGAAATGGGCTGGAAAACCTCCACAGTACCCACAATGATGGCTCCGCTGCTGACTGAGTCTCGCTCGACCCGACTGCGCCGAGGCACTCATACATAGTTGGTGATGGATTTTGGTGATGATCtactcgccctcgtcccttcctctctttctttctctctccctctctctcctctctctctcccagGCATCGCCAATCCGCGCGCAAACCATCTTAGTTCGAAAaaatggccgagatggaagcCCGCACCGTCAGCGGCGCTCGATTCGAGTACCAGACCGCCAAGCTGAACGGGGTCACTTACAACTACATCCTCGCTGAGCCGCCTTCGGGCAAAGTCGTCGGCAccatcttcctcatccaTGGATGGCCTGACATGTCGCTGGGATGGCGGAACCAGatccccttcctcctctccaagGGCCtccgcgtcgtcgccccGGACATGATGGGCTACGGAGGCACCGATGCGCCTGAGGATGTGGGCTTCTAGTAAGTTTGCTGCCCGTCTGCCCGGACCGATCTACCTGCTTACAGGGATGGATcgcctcctctcctcccgaGGAGAGAaccaaacaaacaaacatATGAGATCAAAATGAGCTGACCGCCCGACCCCAGCACCTTTAAGCGCGCCTCGGACGACATTGCCGCGCTCGCcagccacctcggcctgtcgcgcatcatcctcggcggccacgactggggcggtgccgtcgtcTACCGCGCCGCCCTCTGGCACCCGGAGCTGGTTTCGGCCTTTTTCGTCATCAGCACGCCGTTCGCGGCCCCGCGCCTCACCTACGTCGACCAGGCCACGGCGCTGCCCACGCTGCACTACCAGCTGCAGTTCCGCACCGACGCCGTCCAGGACTacatcggcctcggcgacgcccagAACGCCACCCGCGTGCGCCAGATCCTCAACACCATCTACGGCGTCACCCTCCCCGGCGGTGGCTCCGCCTTCAACTCgagcggcgacggcttcACCTTTgagctgctcgacgccgtcaccgagGACACCCCGCTGCtgaccgaggaggagctggaccTGTACGTCGACAGCTACACGAGCGACCCCTTCAACCGCACCCTGAACTGGTACCGCACCGGCGAGCTGAACTGGCAGGACGAGCTTGCCCTCgtgcccgccggcgccgcctaCACGGCCAAGTACGCCCAGCCCGCGCTGTACATCGGCGGCACCCTGGACACGGCGCTGCCCCCGATCCTGTCGACCGGCATGGAGACCTACTTCGACAGCCTGGCCCGCGGCGAGGTCAACGGCTCGCACTGGGTCATGTGGGAGCagcccgaggccgtcaacgGCTACGTCGGCAACTGGCTGGCCGGCTCGGTCCTGGGCAACCTGACGATTGGCCTGaacgccaccgccggctgCGCCTCTTTACAATGAGCCGCGAGACAACGCGTTTGATGTGGTGATTGAGGGGGGATGATGACAAAAAATGTAGTATATCTGTatttatactaatactaaCGTCGCAAACGATAAAAAGAGTGCTGGGATTTCTCTAAAACGTGAGGTCCCCTGCGTAGTTGACTACGCCGACGACTTGGTCATCATCAAACCGCAGTCCGCATACATGTATACACACATTCGCACACTCACACATCAGGGCCAGTACGTCAACACATGATCAAAACCCCCGCGGCCacgccctccctccccgcaAGCATCAATGCGCACTTGAAGCAgcagcccccctcccccctcttccaCACCACGGCATTCGTGCCCTTCTCGGAGCACCACGCCCTGGCGAACGTCTCGGCCGCGGGACCCCCCGTGGCGTTTACGACCGTCACGGccgtggcgccgccgtcgagctccgCGCGTGGGAGgtcttcgacgccgagggcgcggaaGGTGtaggccgccgccgtgccgggTTTGATCCGGTGCGGCCCGCCACGGCACGGCAGCGCCGCGACGAAGACGCTGTTGGCGTGCagcgtcatcgtcgccatcagCCCGCTGCGCGCGAGGCGGAAGTCGAGGCGCGCCTGGTAGATGGGCGGGGCGGCGTCCCCCCtcgcgtcgccgccatcagccggccgaggcgccaccgccgcccggACGAGGCGGAGGGTCTGCAGCGTGACGGTCtcgctcgacggcggcggcggcggcgtggggaGCGCCCACTCGGCGGTGTTGCCCTGATGGCTCTGAGACGTAGTCGGGAACACGGTGGCCGCCGCGTCTCCCGCGTCTCCCGTATCCTCGGCCACCCACGACGGCGGACGACCCTTGAGTTCCGCTAAAAGCCCCAGAGTCGATTCGGGaagcgagggcgagggacAAGGCCCAACCCAGCCGCCGAGGCACTTGATCTgtctccccgccgccgccaccggatcgtcgtcctccaccAGAGACAAGGGCGCCAGCACCTTGCCAAGGACGGAGCGAACTCTCCAGTACGATGCCTGCGGGTAGACGATGCCGTAGTTGCCGTGGCGCGACTTGACGATCGCGCTGGGCAGGCGCGTGCGCAGCGTCGGCGACATGCCGTACAGCGTGCCAATCATGGCCATCGGGAACATGGCGCCGGGCAGCACGAGGCCCCCCATCCAGTCCCACGTGCGGATGTCAATGATGATGTTGCTCGCCTCGGGCGTGAGCCACTTGGCGGCCGTCTCGCGGATCTCGGAGAGGTACGGCCACTGCATCTCCTCGGCGAACCTGAGGATGCCGTTGGTCTGCTGCGCCTTGGtcgcctcgcgcgcctcgaaACTGTCCTTCGAGGCGAGGTGCATGCCGCTGCTCCAGAGCTCGGCCGCGACCATGTCGTAGACGATGCGCACCGTGACGCCGCCGTACCAGCGACGCTTGTCCTTGGCCATGCGCAGCGTCACCTCCCGCGCCATGAGCATCTGCAGGAGGAAGTCGAGGAAGCCGAAGTTGGCGCTGTGCGTGAGCTGTTCAATGTTGGCGAGTAGGCCAATACTGGCAGTTTCCTCGAGGCTCGGCACGCGCGAGACACTCATGACGGCCAGCAAGTCCGATATCTGGTGCCTGATCTTTATCGTTTCGTTCTTGTCGAGCCATGTGTAGCTGTAAACGTGGGTCAGCACGAGGGTTATCCGGACCTCGAGGCAGGGTGTGATGGGTGAGGTGGTGAGGGATGCTTACTCGCTGGGACCACATATCTCTCTGACCGAATTGTATCCTTCTTGTTCGGTCCAGTCACTGCCCAGACCATCATTTACAACCGCTTTCCATCTCTTGAGAATGAAAGCTGACTTGAGAGGGATGGTGTCGGAGGTGCGCTGCCAGGAGGGCTCTGGTGGTCTTTCTGTCGAATCCTCGACTTTTCGCCAGAAGTTAAGCTCTCGTGAGAAACCAGTCAGCGAGGCCGAGCCGGGAGACCAGCCGGCATAGCCAGAATCCGCCTCAACGTCAATCTCGAAGACGCtgtcggcgacggggatAATGGACGCTGGAAGGAATCTCAACGCTGATGCTCGCGGTTAGCATGCTTACTACCGTGGTTTCATGGGGTATGGAAATCTATACCAAATGCTGGGTGGAACTCGGGCTGTGTGACTGCCAGCTCCGGAACCTCTCCGATACCCGAAAGCCAGGCATAGCACATGAGGCTTTTGGATGTCTTGTAGACTTTGTGTACCACAAGCGCTCCCATGTTGTCGTAGGGAACGAACGCGGGCCCCGCAGGCGGGGCCGGAGTCACAACGGGGGACACCGGCGTCGCCTCGGGCGTCGATAGGATCACGAGCGGCGGTTCCGGCGTCAGCGTCCTCTGGTCTGGCACCGGAaccaacggcggcggcgcgacTTGCACTGTCCTGGCCACCGGCTTCCTCGCCACGGCGTGACCATGCCTGGTGGAGAGCATCTCGATCCTCAGGctcgccgtctcggcgacgatgtcggcAGCGTCGTCAGAGGCATCGACCAAGCTCTGCAGCTGGCCGACGTCGGTGGCGCGCATGATCTCGGCGCGCACACGGACGCGGGTACGGTCTCGCACGGCAGGGAGCAGCGACGTTAGCGAGTCGTTGATGGCGCGCAGCTCGCCGATGAGGGCGCGGAacttcttctcgtcggcgatggcccACTTCGCCTTGGTCAGGGGCGTGGCTCGCCTTTGGGACGCTGCGGCGCGATCTTGAAAACGCTCATACGTCTTGCGGAAGGTCGACGTCAGTAGCTCTCGGGCCGGCTGCGTTGCGATATCTCCGGATCCCGTCGACCCTGCCGCTACCGAGCTGTCATGGTCGCCTTGTGGCACGAGGCCGTACCGCTTCTgcaggtcctcgacgtcctcgaagGTGCGCAGGAAGCACGTCAACagaccggcgacggcgtctcgtAGGGCCCTCCGCTGCAgtccctcgtcgacggcggccaggtcgTCCTCGGTTGGCTCCTTCTTGCCGGCGAACAGGTCGATGTTGGCGAGGCCGACCGAGTCCCCCCATATCATGAGGCGCACGCGCTCTACCTCGATCTTGGTCTGGAGAAGCTCGCGACCGATGCCGTAGCGCGCGGCCGACGACAGGGCGTCCAGCATCTCGATGCAGGTGCTATACAACCCGACGAGGCCCAGCACGCCGACTGCCGTCGCGGCGATCTCCATGGCTGCTCGTTGCTAGATGCTGTGCTGGACAATGTCTGGCTGCGGTGGTGTTTCTTGTCTAGTTCTCTGGCGGTCGATCGTCGGAAGTGTGGCCGCGGACCGACGGCCGCAACCTCATCTTTGAATGGGCAAACGGGACATGGCTAACAAcagctacctaggtatgtaTGCACCTAAGGTATCTAGGTAGAAGAAGCCCGCGAGATGCTGCCTGTCGTGGCGAAGCGCCAGCCACCCAATGCAAGACGCGGGCACAGCAGGTCAGCCGCAGCGTGCCACCGATGCGAGCATGTTAGGTAGGCAGATTCGGCAGTTAGAtagaaggaggaggagaggccAGTTCTGCAGGTGTGGGATGCTTACGCATGGAATATAGAATATTCAGTGTAGTTGAATAGCTTGTGTCTCCAGGGTAGAAAGCGCCCTGTTTACTTACTCAcataggtacctacctagataAACAGGCTAaaaggtaaggtaggtaggtaggtaggtaggtagtggTTCTAAGGCTAGGGAAATAGGTACTTTACAGTCCGTTGCGTTGGCAGCGTTTGTAATTAAATGATGCGTCTGTGCGTAGTCAGTAAGATTGCCAGATTTTACACACTACCCCTAGCTAGGGCCAGCTAGGGGGGGTAACCTTGCGAAAAGGCTGCACTTTATGTATATTTAAATATTTAAATAGCTTTAATTaactagtaataataatagaataCTACTAAAATAATAGCCTAATACTACTGTAGCTGCAGCTAATAATATAGAGGAGCTATTTTTAGTACTACTAGCTAatagtacttaagtatataaagctatatatactataattattattataatactattaagaaatttatttattagtaagctattaagtagttaaataagaattattattaagtagctattattataagtaaagcTAAAGTTAATTAATGTATGCGCATAGTGAGTTAGCTAATATAGTAAGCTAGCTACTCCTTATTACTAGAAAAGGTTACTTATCTAACtaagtagattcttaactaaaAAAGACCTAGTCTTAAGTTTTAGAGAataataagagttagattttagGAAAAAATATTACTAAAAATATAACCTCTTCCTAACCTTAGGTTCTTAGTTATCCTCTTATCAATAAGGGATAAGCTTAGTATATATAGGTTAGTAAGGGAAAATATT
This genomic interval from Colletotrichum higginsianum IMI 349063 chromosome 9, whole genome shotgun sequence contains the following:
- a CDS encoding Small s protein-like protein: MEIAATAVGVLGLVGLYSTCIEMLDALSSAARYGIGRELLQTKIEVERVRLMIWGDSVGLANIDLFAGKKEPTEDDLAAVDEGLQRRALRDAVAGLLTCFLRTFEDVEDLQKRYGLVPQGDHDSSVAAGSTGSGDIATQPARELLTSTFRKTYERFQDRAAASQRRATPLTKAKWAIADEKKFRALIGELRAINDSLTSLLPAVRDRTRVRVRAEIMRATDVGQLQSLVDASDDAADIVAETASLRIEMLSTRHGHAVARKPVARTVQVAPPPLVPVPDQRTLTPEPPLVILSTPEATPVSPVVTPAPPAGPAFVPYDNMGALVVHKVYKTSKSLMCYAWLSGIGEVPELAVTQPEFHPAFALRFLPASIIPVADSVFEIDVEADSGYAGWSPGSASLTGFSRELNFWRKVEDSTERPPEPSWQRTSDTIPLKSAFILKRWKAVVNDGLGSDWTEQEGYNSVREICGPSDYTWLDKNETIKIRHQISDLLAVMSVSRVPSLEETASIGLLANIEQLTHSANFGFLDFLLQMLMAREVTLRMAKDKRRWYGGVTVRIVYDMVAAELWSSGMHLASKDSFEAREATKAQQTNGILRFAEEMQWPYLSEIRETAAKWLTPEASNIIIDIRTWDWMGGLVLPGAMFPMAMIGTLYGMSPTLRTRLPSAIVKSRHGNYGIVYPQASYWRVRSVLGKVLAPLSLVEDDDPVAAAGRQIKCLGGWVGPCPSPSLPESTLGLLAELKGRPPSWVAEDTGDAGDAAATVFPTTSQSHQGNTAEWALPTPPPPPSSETVTLQTLRLVRAAVAPRPADGGDARGDAAPPIYQARLDFRLARSGLMATMTLHANSVFVAALPCRGGPHRIKPGTAAAYTFRALGVEDLPRAELDGGATAVTVVNATGGPAAETFARAWCSEKGTNAVVWKRGEGGCCFKCALMLAGREGVAAGVLIMC
- a CDS encoding putative Epoxide hydrolase, whose amino-acid sequence is MAEMEARTVSGARFEYQTAKLNGVTYNYILAEPPSGKVVGTIFLIHGWPDMSLGWRNQIPFLLSKGLRVVAPDMMGYGGTDAPEDVGFYTFKRASDDIAALASHLGLSRIILGGHDWGGAVVYRAALWHPELVSAFFVISTPFAAPRLTYVDQATALPTLHYQLQFRTDAVQDYIGLGDAQNATRVRQILNTIYGVTLPGGGSAFNSSGDGFTFELLDAVTEDTPLLTEEELDLYVDSYTSDPFNRTLNWYRTGELNWQDELALVPAGAAYTAKYAQPALYIGGTLDTALPPILSTGMETYFDSLARGEVNGSHWVMWEQPEAVNGYVGNWLAGSVLGNLTIGLNATAGCASLQ